One stretch of Candidatus Zixiibacteriota bacterium DNA includes these proteins:
- a CDS encoding secondary thiamine-phosphate synthase enzyme YjbQ has protein sequence MKSHTEYLWFETKKRREYINITDRVEAALEKSGIQEGMALVSAMHITAAVYVNDAESGLIEDIDEWLDGLAPFGKDYRHHRTGEDNGDAHLKNLLMHNQVIIPVTGGKLDFGPWQQVYYAEFDGRRRKRAVIKIIGE, from the coding sequence ATGAAATCACACACGGAATATCTTTGGTTCGAAACCAAGAAGCGCAGAGAGTACATAAACATCACCGATCGCGTCGAAGCCGCTCTGGAGAAGTCGGGAATTCAGGAGGGGATGGCGCTTGTATCGGCGATGCATATAACGGCGGCGGTCTATGTCAATGATGCGGAGTCCGGCCTGATTGAGGACATCGATGAATGGCTGGATGGCCTCGCGCCATTCGGCAAAGACTACCGTCATCATCGTACCGGCGAGGACAACGGCGACGCCCATCTGAAAAACCTTCTGATGCACAATCAGGTTATCATTCCGGTGACAGGCGGCAAGCTTGATTTTGGACCGTGGCAGCAGGTCTATTATGCCGAGTTTGACGGTCGCAGGCGCAAACGCGCGGTGATCAAGATTATCGGGGAGTGA